The DNA region AAATCCAGTACTGAAATTCTTTGTTGTTGCGGTTACCTGCTACGGGATGGCGACATTTGAAGGGCCGATCTTGGCAACCAAGACATTGAACAAAATTGGTCACTTTACCGACTGGGTAATTGGTCACGTTCACGTTGGTGCACTTGGCTGGAACGGATTCATCACATTCGGTATGATTTATTATCTGTTGCCGATTATGTGGAGAACCAAACTTTGGTCTGTGAAATTGGCAAACTGGCATTTCTGGTTAGGAACTTTAGGAATTATTTTCTACGCAGTTCCTTTATATATCGCAGGATTCACCCAAGGTTTGATGTGGAAGCAATTTAATCCAGACGGAACACTTGTTTACAAAAACTGGTTGGATACTGTAACCGCAATTATTCCTTACTATCAAATGAGATTTGTAGGTGGACTATTATACATCAGTGGTGCAATTCTAATGGTGGTAAACGTGATTGCAACGGTAAGAAGCGGATCATTCCAAAAAGAAGTTCCTGCTGAAGCTCCTGCATTGGCAAATATCTCTAAACAAAGAAAAGAAGGAGAAGGATGGCACTTATGGTTGGAAAGAATGCCGGTTTTGATGACTGTTCTTTCATTCGTGGCAGTGGCGATCGGTGGTTTCATCGAAATCGTACCAACATTGACCATCAAGGACAACGTACCGACAATTGCTGCGGTAAAACCATATTCACCACTTGAATTGGAAGGTAGAGACCTCTATATCCGTGAAGGATGTAACTCCTGTCACACCCAGGTAATCCGACCTTTCCGTGATGAAGTGGTTAGATTCAACGGTAAAAATGGTCAATACTCTAAAGCCGGGGAGTTTGTTTACGACAGACCTTTCCTTTGGGGATCAAAAAGAACAGGTCCGGATCTGCACAGACAGGGTGGCAAGAACCCGAGTTCATGGCATTATAAACACATGCTGAACCCAAGAGTAACTTCTGCGGGATCCGTCATGCCGAGATATCCTTGGTTAATTGCCAATGACCTCGACAGAAGTAAAATGGTGGCTAAGTTAGAACTGATGAAAAATGTTTTCGATGTTCCTTATACAAAAGCAGAAATCGATTCAGCCAATCAGTGGGCAGATAATCAGGCAGCGCACATTGTGAAGCAGATCTATGCTGAAGCTGCAGACGTAAAGAAAGCTTACGACGAAAAGAAAGCTGCTGAAGGTGCTAACTTCACCCCGCTTGAGAAAAAAGAAATCGTAGCGCTTATTGCATACCTGCAAAGATTGGGTACCGACATTAAGACTACCGAAATTAAAACTGCAAGTACAAACTAATCAATCGGTTAAAGGGACATTCGAATGATACCACAAAGCATCAAGGACATATTAGGAAACAGCGGCGATAACTCGATATTTCAAACAATCGCGATGTTATTCTTCCTTGTCCTCTTCCTGGGAATCGTATATTGGGTTTTTTCGAGACCAAAGAAATATTACGACGAAGAAGCGAATGCCCCTTTAAATGATGATATTGTTAAAGATAACGACGAAAATCTTTAATTTTAAAAAATTAAACTTTTATGAAACCTAGAACACCCGTTTACATTACGATAGCAACAATTTTTGTGATTCTGTTCATCGTGTATTATATGTTTGTACAGAGCGGCTCATTCCTGACCTCGGCTTATTTCTGGGGAACGGTGGTGATCAGTATTATTCTCGCGATGATTCACCATTCTATTGGGGATTTGATCGAGAACGATAAATTCAAGAAATTGTCAGATGCAGAAAAGCATGCTTATCTGGAGGCAAAGAAGACTCCTTATTTCAAGAGCTTATACGAAAGTGCATTTAAGAAGCAATCAAGCAGCGAGGAAAAAGATATCCTTATCGACCACGGCTTTGACGGAATTATGGAGCTTGACAACCAGTTGCCTAAATGGTGGCTCGGTTTATTCTGGTTCGGTGTAGCATATTGTGTGGTTTACCTTATTGCTTATGGATTTACCGACTTCGCTCACCAAGGAAAAGAATATGATGAGGAATACAAAGCACAAACTGCAAGTATCGCCGAGTATATGAAAAACACTCCTCCTCCAACCATTGAAACTGCAGTTTACTCGGCAGACAATATCGCCGCAGGTGAAGAAGTATTCAAAACCAACTGCGTATCCTGCCACAACGACGGAGGAAAAGGAGGAATCGGACCAAACCTGACCGACAACTTCTGGATCAACCAACCAGAGAAAACTTTATTCAAAAACGTTTTCCACATGGTTGAAAACGGTTCGCAAAATAACCCTACAATGCAGGCATTTGGAAAGAATGGAGTATTAACCGGATTTGATATTCAAAATGTGGCTGCATATATCTACCACATTAACCAGGAACAATCACCTGTGACACAAGCACAGGGTGGCGCTGCTCCGCAAGGAACAGAAGCTCACTGGGAAAAGTAAAACTTAATAAACAACCAATTTGAAAACATAATCCGGTATCTTTTGGCATGAGAGATAAGGATTATGTTTTCTTTTTTTAATGCAAAAGAATAATGGCAGAAGAACAGCAAATACATAGAGAAGGGCTTAAAGGCGGACAAGGACAGGTAATCGAAGCCGAAACTTTCAGGGATTCCGTTGGAACGATGGAGCAAACCGGAAAAAGAAAATGGGTGTTCCCACGGAAACCCAGCGGCAAGTACACCAATTACCGAACGCTCGTCGCCATCGTCTTGCTTGCTGTTTTCTTTATTTTACCTTTTGTAAAGATCAACGGAAACCCGTTTCTGATGATCAACATTCTCGACCGGCAATTCTATATTCTCGGTCAACCATTTTATCCGCAGGATTTCTTTATTCTTGCTTTGGGTGCGATTACTTCCATCGTTTTCATCATTCTCTTTACTGTAGTTTTCGGGCGTATTTTCTGTGGATGGATTTGTCCGCAAACCATCTTCCTAGAAATGATTTTCCGTAAAATCGAATATGCGATCGAAGGCGACCGTAACAAACAGATGAAACTCGACCGACAGGAATGGAACGCCGAAAAAATCTGGAAACGCTCACTGAAATGGGGAATCTATATTATCATTTCCCTTATCATTACCCACTGGATGTTCATGTACATCGTCGGTTATCAGGAGGTTTTCAAAATTATGAAGGAAGGTCCGTTTGTAAACTTTACCAATTTCCTCGTAATGATCCTTTTCACCGCAGCATTCTACTTTACATTTGCGTGGTTCAGAGAGCAGGTTTGTACACTCGTTTGTCCATACGGTAGATTACAGGGAGTACTAATCGACAAGCAGACCATCAATGTTTACTACGATTTTAAAAGAGGTGAAAACCGTGCAAAATGGAGAAAGGGTGAAGACCGAAAAGCTGCCGGAAAAGGCGACTGTATCGACTGTAACCAATGTGTCGTAGTTTGTCCGACAGGAATCGACATCAGAGACGGACAACAGCTGGAATGCGTGAACTGTACCGCATGTATCGACGCGTGCGACGAGGTGATGGTGAAAGTTGGTTTGCCAAAGGGTTTGATCCGATACGCAACAGAGGACGAGATCGAAAAAGAAGTTCCTTTTAAGTTCACTTCTAGAATGAAGGCGTACACCGGAGTGCTTCTGCTTTTGGTTGGTTTCCTTGGATTCCTCCTGAGCAACCGTGGTTCGATGGAAGCAAAATTCATTAAACCTGCAGGTTCCACTTTCTTTGTCAGAGACGGAAAAATCATCAACAACTACAATTATACTTTCCTCAACAAATCTAACAAGGATCATATAGTGACCATAAAGATCATCGAGCCGCAACACGGAACGATTACGATGGGTGAAGACGAAAAAATCCTGATGAAAAAAGACCAGATGATCAAAGGAAATGTAAACATCAGCTTCCCTGAAAAAGAAATCAAACTCTCAAAACAAAACATAAAGATCGGCGTTTATGATCAAGACGGCAAACTGCTTGATTCATTTGACACCTATTTTGAAGGACCGTTTAAAATTCAATTCTAATAAATATGCTGAAGAAGTTTAACTGGGGACACGGAGTTATTTTAGCGCTCGGATCGTTTATCGCGTTCATCATGTTTATGGTTTTGGTTTTTCCGAACGGGCAGCAGAATTCCGAGCTCGTTTCCCAAAGTTATTATGAAGACGAACTGCAATACCAGCAAGTGATCGATGCCAAAAACAACGCTGAGAAATTAACCGAAAAACCCAGCTATCAGCAAAGTACAGAAGGTATCAAAATTACCTTTCCCGCCACGGAAACTGTAGATAACAAAGCGGTACATTTTGAACTTTTCAGGACAGACGACGCCAACCTCGATGTGAAAAAAGAATTGACGCTGGATAACCAGAACGCGATTCTAATTCCCTCAAAAGTTTTGGTTAAAGGTTCCTACACGCTCAAAGTAAAATGGCAAAAAGATAAAAAACATTACCAAGTCGATTACGACGTTTTATGGAAATAGCACTCATCATTTCTGCACTTGGATTGGGATTCGCGTCCGGTTTTCACTGTATCGGGATGTGTGGACCGATTGCGCTTTCGATGGGTTTAACCAAGAAACAGTCCACCAATTATTACCTGCAGAACCTCACTTACCAATTCGGTAGAATCGTTACCTATTCCCTACTCGGAGCAGTTCTTGGCATTGTGGGAAAAGGTTTTGAAATGGCGGGTTTCCAACAATATCTTACCATCGGTGTCGGAATTCTTTTGATCATTATGGCGATTTTTTCCTTTGGCGGAAACGACTTCGCCTCGAAAATTCCGTTTCTTTCCAAGTTTCTCTTAAAGGTAAAAATCAATCTCGGCAATTTATTACAGAAAACAGATTACCGATCCCGCTTCACGACAGGAATTCTCAACGGATTTCTTCCTTGCGGAATGGTTTATATGGCTTTAACGGCGAGTCTTGCTTCTGGTGGAATTTGGCAGGGAGCAACCTTCATGGCACTTTTCGGATTGGGAACTTTACCTTTTATGTTCGCGGTGGTACTTTTAGGAAACCTGATGACGAACGCATTCAGAATTAAAATCCTAAAATTCGTTCCTGTGATGATGATTATTCTCGGCGGACTTTTCGTTCTCCGCGGAATGGAAGTTGGGATTCCCTACCTTTCCCCAAAAAAGGAAGCGCTGAAAATCATCCACAACGATTCCAAGGAACACCACGAGGGAAACCACGAAAGCTGCCATTAGTAGCTGCTAATTCAAACGATAAATTCCAAAAAGAAAATCAGTAGGATGCTTTTGAAGTAATTCGTCTTCAAGCCGGAAAACTTCTCTTAGAACAGTGTCCTTTTCAACATCCATTTCAACAAAATGATGTGCGATATCTTTCAGTGCACTCTGCATGATATTGTTTCCAAATGGCTTCTCTTCAATAATCTTAAAACGTTTATGGATTGCGGGCAAAATGCTTTCGGAATCCGCACATTCAGATGGATCTGCAATGATCATCCTCGCCAAACCGGAACCCTGATAACTATTTTTGTAGATATTGGTTTTAAAAACCTGACGGTATTTTTTAGGAATCGACTTTATCGCTTTATTAATGTAAGAAATCTGCAGATCGGAATACTGCAAACGATTTTTTCCAACATATTCATTGATTACCAGATAACCACCAGGTTTTAAGCTCTTTACCACCACATCATCCATAAACTGCTCGATATGGTCAAAGTGATGAAGTGAAGCATGGAAAAAAACGACATCATATTCCTCTTTCTTGAAATCGTACTTCAAAATATTTTCCGCATGATAGAAGATATTGGTAAGATTTTCTTTGTCGGAAATCTGTTTTGCCACCTTCAAAAGTTCGTCGGAAAAGTCAAAACAGTGGATTTCCCAGTTTGGCATCAACTGAGCAAGCCGAATCTCGTGGCTGCAAACTCCGGAACCTAAAGCGAGAACTTTTAGTTGATCGGTTTTGTTGAAATATTTCGAGGTAAAATAATCTTCGTAAAGCATCTCCTCGTTTCCTGTAATCATCAGGTTCCACCTTTTCCTAAGATCAGGAACAATCCAGTAATTGGCATTATCGATTTTGCTTTCATTAAATGCAGACTGCGTTCGCTTAAAGGAATCAGTAGTAAATTTTGACAACAGAAAAGGCAAACCTCTCTGGTAAAACTTCACATAAATATCGTAAAAATCTTCTCTCGTAAAAATTCGCATCAATATCGTTTTTTCAGTTTTTTTGGATAAATGCAAAGTTACCTTTTTTGAACGAATAACACATTTTGGTTGGAACCGCTGCCTTAACTTTGGTATCAGTTTTGAATCTATTATGCACTCTTAATACATTTAATACATTCAAAAATGATTAAAAATTTTGGACTTTGGGTTGCCGGATTTCTATTGCTCGTAATGCAATCTTGTTCGGTAAATACTGAAACCACTTACTACAAAGATTCCGCGACCAGTATGGAATCCCATATCCTACTCGACAAGTCGATGCTTGGAATGATGAGCATGATGGGAAATAATTCCGCGGACGTTCTTATGAATTCAAAGGAATTTGGAAATCTCACCACCGAATGGAAAAGCTTGTTCGACCTTCAGAAAGACGGAAAAATCACCGTAAACCCCGATTCCGCGAAGGTTCTGAAAAAACTCTATTTAAAATTGAATAAAGACAAAGGCGAAATGTACGGACTTTCGTTAAAATACGATAAACTTTTACCAAAAGAAATCGCCAGTTTACTCTCGCAAAGCAAACAACTGAAGAGAATCCCACTTCAGGACATCGCCAACTGGAATGGAAATACTTTAACCATCGATACCGATAAATTCAACTCTGCAGATATGTTGAGCGAGATCGGAAAAAACACCCAGGATAAGGAAACCTCTGCACCAAAAACAAAAAGCGACTCCATCGCCGCTTATGGACGACAGATGGCGCAAAGTATGGCAGGAATGTTGCAAATGGTCAACGCCAACTTTACCAATACCTTGAAGTTCCAGAAACCGATAAAGTCCATCACCGGGAAACACGATTTCGTGAAACAGATCGACAATAAAACCATTCAGATTAATGTGAGGAGCAAAGATTTGTTGAATGAAGGCAAAAACCTTATCAATAAAGATAAAAAGATTATCATAACCACAGAATAATATGAATTTCAAATAATTGACCACCTAAAACAGGTGGTTTTTTGTTTTCAAAAATTAATTAACTTTGAAAGAAACTAAAAATTATGGGACTCACTATTCATATCGAAGGACAGTTGAAATCTGAAAAGGACTTCAACGAACTGATGGTTCTCGCGACTAATTATGCCTTTAATAAAGGTTTTCGTTATAACCTTTTTATTGAAAAGGAAAATATCCTTTATAAGATAAAGAACGGAAAACTCATTGACGGTAATTATCTTGTAAAAGGCATTGTGATCAATCCTGGAGACGGTTGCGAATCGCTAATAATGGAGTTTGATGAGGAACTGCATTTTCAGACTTCCTGCAAAACACAGTTTGCCGATCCCGAGATCCACATGGAGCTCGTTGGTTTTTTACGAAAGATCGAATCATTCTTCGAATTCTTCACTGTGCAAGATGAAGGAGAATTTTGGGAAACGGGAGATGCGGAGATTTTGCGGTCAAAAATCAACTTTCTGAACCAAATGATGGACAGCGTGCAAAAATATATCAAAGAACAGAACGACAATCGCTGGAAATATAACTGATTTACCAAATTTATCTTTATTTTTGTCGCTCAAATAAATAAACTTACTTATGAAAGAATTGATTGAAAAAATCAGTGCAGAGTTTGAAACATTCAAAACTGATGCAGACACACAGGCGGAAAAAGGAAACAAAGCTGCCGGAACAAGAGCGAGAAAATCTACCTTGGCATTAGAAAAACTTTTGAAAGAATTCAGAAAAACCTCATTGGAAGAATCTAAAAAGTAATCAGCAAAAACCCTCCCGAATTTCAGGAGGGTTTGTTCTTGGTATTTCTGCCAGAAATTTTCTTTACCCCGTAAAGGGTGGAAAATTTCTTCCCAAGTAAGACGATTAAATCTTCTCAAATCTCGCGTATTCCGCAATCTTCGCAGGAATCTTAATTCCGTCTTCAGTTTGGTTGTTTTCCAGAAGCGCCGCCATAATCCTCGGCAAAGCCATCGCAGAACCGTTTAAGGTATGTACAAGCTGCGTTTTTCCATCTGCTCTGAATCTGCATTTCAAGCGGTTTGCCTGGAAAGTTTCGAAATTGGAAACCGACGAAACTTCGAGCCATTTTTCCTGAGCCGCACTCCAAACTTCGAAATCGTAAGTCATCGCCGAAGTGAATCCCATATCACCGCCGCACAGTCTCAAAATTCTGAAAGGAAGTTCAAGGTCGGTAAGAATTCCTTTTACATGTTCCACCATTTCTTCCAACGCAGCGTAGGAATTTTCAGGTTTCTCGATTCGCACAATTTCTACTTTTTCAAACTGGTGAAGTCGGTTCAGTCCACGCACATGAGCACCGTAACTTCCCGCCTCTCTTCGGTAACATTGCGAAAACGCGGTGTTTTTTATTGGCAAATCTTTTTCTTCCAGCAAAACGTCGCGGTAAATATTCGTCACCGGAACTTCTGCCGTAGGAATCAGATAAAGATTATCTTCATTAATGAAATACATCTGTCCTTCTTTGTCTGGAAGTTGACCGGTTCCATAACCTGAAGCTTCATTCACCACATGCGGCGGATTGACCTCAAGATAACCCGCATCTACATTTTTATCGAGGAAATACTGAACCAGTGCTCTCTGCAACCGCGCTCCTTTTCCTAAATAAACGGGGAAACCTGCGCCAGCGATTTTCACGCCGAGTTCAAAATCAATAAGGTTGTATTTTTTCGCCAACTCCCAGTGTGGAATCGCTCCTTCTCCCAAACCTTTCACATCGTGCGACTGGTAAACGATTTCGTTGTCGTCCGCTGAAGTTCCTGCCACCACTTTTTCATAAGGAATATTCGGAATCAGGTAAAGTATTTCCTGAAGTTTCACTTCCGCATCGCGGAGTTTCTGCTGCAGCACTTGGGAATTTTCTTTGAATTCCGCAGTTTTTGCTTTTGCCGATTCTGCCTCGTCTTTTTTCCCGTCCTTCATCAAGATCCCGATTTCCTTCGAGATTTTATTCATTTCGGTGAGGTTCTTGTCAAGCTCAAACTGATATTTTTTTCTGTCGTCATCCGCTGCAATAGCATCGTCAACCAAACTGAGCTGCTTGAAATTCCTTTTATTTAAACCTTCAATAACGCGTTCTTTGTTTTCGCGCAAAAAATTTACCTGTAACATTTTATGAATGATAAGTGATGAGTGATATACGATGCTGCTCTGCAATAATTCCGCTGTGCAAAATTAAGGATTATTTCGTGATTTTCACGATGTTTGGCTGTCCTTCGACCTTGGTGAATTTCAGCGAATTGTTGTACCAGATTTTCGAGACCTGAAAAAGTTCGGGAGTCCAAAGGTAACTCACCGTCAAAGTATCGTTGATAATGGTGTTCGTTGTCGCACTTGTTTTCTTGGTCAACCTTAAAGCAATTTTTGATTCGTACGTCTTGAAAGTTGCGGTGGAATCGATTCTAATCCTTCTCGCTCCTGCAACATATTCGATGAAATGAATCGTATCTGTTATTCCTATTTTCGGACTGAAAGTTACAGGTGCGTTATCGGTAATTCCGTACACATCGTTCATTTTCACATCGGTGTAGGAATTTGGAATTTTGGAATTGAGCATGTCCTGATTCGCCGAATCGATGTACAGATGGATGACCTGGTCGATTTGCTGACCGGTAACATTGTCGTTTCTGCAGGACAGAAACCCCAACAACACGATCGCCAAAAAGAAAAAGGAATTTTTCATTGCAACAAAGATAACTTATTTCAAGTTTTTCAGGTAAATCAAAAAAGCGGACATTAATAAAATACCATTGACAAGCAGCGTTACGGATAATGCGATTCCCATTCCATTAATTCCAAATTTAGGTGTGAACAAAAATCCCAATCCGATCAGCAGAACCAATGTCGCGACGGAAACATAAGTATTGATTTTCATTTTGCCGACTGCGGAAAGCAAGTTCCCGTATAGATTCCGAAAAAGAATATTAAGGCAAAAACCAGCTAATAATATGGTGAACAATAAGGTATTGTCTCCATACTTTTCGCTGAAGAACAAGTGGAGAATTTCTAATTTGAAAACAAATCCAAACAGAAAAATGAGCGCGGTTACCGGAATAAATATTTTGTAATAATTGGCGACGTAGTTGAATAAAAAACCTCTATCCTGATAATTTCTCGCAATCACCGGGAAGTCGCTCTGCATAAAAGTCAATGCTAAAAATGTAATATTTGCGGGAATCAAAATGGCAACTTTGTAATTGGCAACTGCTGTTTCGTTCATCAGAAAACTGAGCATCAGAACATCTGCCGAAAAAAGCGCATCCGAAAGCAAAGCCGTACCTGAAGCGTGAAGACCATAGTTCCAGATTTCTTTTTTGTTAAAACTAAAGTTTTCGGTGAAGGTGCGGTAACTTTCCTTCTTCAACCAAAACAACGCAAGAAATGGAGTAAAAGCGATGGCCACCAAATAACCATACAATCCGAAAAAATAAGCCAAAAGCAAAAGCAGCAATACCCCCAATATATTTACCCAATTGTTGACATTTGCAAACGTTTTGTTATCGCCAAAAATCCTAAGTTCCGACTGGATATAATTTAAGAAATAAGAACCAACTAATCGTACCGCAAAAAACAAAAAGATAAAAAAAATATCTTCATATTTGCTGACATAGAACAAACTGACCAACAAGAAAATCACACTCAGTAATATCTGGTAACCAAAACCTTTCGCCAGCAAGTAACCGCAGAGCTTTCTTTTTTCATCCGGATCATCCGTAATCGAGCCAAACCGCAACAGCGACTGATGACTTCCAAAACCACTGAAAGGCGCGAAAACCGCAAAAACCGAAGCCACAATACTCATCGTACCGAACTCACTTTCTGGCAGAACCCTGATGATGAAAAGCGAACCCAGAAATGCGCAGATCTTGGCAATGAGCAATGAAACAAAAACATGCTGCCCTTTGTTGTTCAGGAAATTGCGCAAAAATTCTCGTAAACTTTTCACTTTTAAAAGAACAGTTTGAAGATTGCCAAAATATTTACCGCCTGCGATTTTTCTGCAAAATGTTTCGATTCAAAAAGAGTCCGCACATCTTTTGAAAGTTCTTCATAGCCATCGATTCTTCCAATATTTTCATCAAAATAATTTTGGTAAACTCTTTGGATTTCGGGATCATTATCGTAATAGTACTGATAAGGATACATGCTGGAATGCTGCGGTGTTTTCAGAATTTTCTCATAAAGCGCTTTGAATCCCCGCTTCATGAACTTGTCGCCAAATGTGGTTTTCCATTGTGCATCGGGTTTCATAAGCGTCCTCTCCCATTTATATTTCGTAGATTCGGGACAGTGTTTCTTGATCCACTCAAGGTAAAACCGATGGTTAAATTTCCATTCTTCGGGGAGTGAAATTGCTGTTTTCAGGAAATCTTTGGACATAAACGGTGAAGTTTGGTATCTTTTTTCCTGAAAAACGTGTGCTCCCAAAAGCGTCCGATTATACGCGATATTTCTCAATAAAAAAAGTTCTTCAGTCTCATAATCATCCAAAATCTTGTCGAGGGAAGCTGAAACTTTAGGCAGAAACTGCGGATTCACAACCATTTTAAAACGGGTCGGTTTTTTTCTTTTCGGTTCAGAATTGAAGCCGCCCAAAACACCGTCGCCAATCTGTCCGCTGTGAAAGAGGGCAAAGTTTTCGTACTGCATTTTTTCTACCGCATACTTTACGTGGATTCCACCGGTATAGAAAACCATTCCTTCGGAAATACGGGTAAGTTCGTCGATCTTAGTGAGAAATTTCCCACCGTTTAATGGGATGAATTCGTAATGCAGCTGATAATCCTGTGCAATTTTTTCAGAAATCGTGTGATCAGGATAACCCGATTGCGAGAAACAGAGTACGTTTCCCGGTTTCTCTTGGTTTTTAATGGCATACATCATCGCGACACGGCTGTCTAAACCACCACTCAACAACGACAAATGATTTTTTCCGAGTTCTGTATCTTTCTCATATTCCATCAGAACCGACTCCCTGAAAACCTCGTGCACTTGGTCAATCGCAGCATTTTTGCTACCAGAAAAATAAGGAATACCTTTAAGTGAAAAATATTCTTTTTCCTGATAAGTATTCGTCAAACAGTCAATCTCCAGATACTGTCCGTCTAAAAGT from Chryseobacterium suipulveris includes:
- a CDS encoding sulfite exporter TauE/SafE family protein, whose translation is MEIALIISALGLGFASGFHCIGMCGPIALSMGLTKKQSTNYYLQNLTYQFGRIVTYSLLGAVLGIVGKGFEMAGFQQYLTIGVGILLIIMAIFSFGGNDFASKIPFLSKFLLKVKINLGNLLQKTDYRSRFTTGILNGFLPCGMVYMALTASLASGGIWQGATFMALFGLGTLPFMFAVVLLGNLMTNAFRIKILKFVPVMMIILGGLFVLRGMEVGIPYLSPKKEALKIIHNDSKEHHEGNHESCH
- a CDS encoding FixH family protein, whose protein sequence is MLKKFNWGHGVILALGSFIAFIMFMVLVFPNGQQNSELVSQSYYEDELQYQQVIDAKNNAEKLTEKPSYQQSTEGIKITFPATETVDNKAVHFELFRTDDANLDVKKELTLDNQNAILIPSKVLVKGSYTLKVKWQKDKKHYQVDYDVLWK
- the serS gene encoding serine--tRNA ligase; translation: MLQVNFLRENKERVIEGLNKRNFKQLSLVDDAIAADDDRKKYQFELDKNLTEMNKISKEIGILMKDGKKDEAESAKAKTAEFKENSQVLQQKLRDAEVKLQEILYLIPNIPYEKVVAGTSADDNEIVYQSHDVKGLGEGAIPHWELAKKYNLIDFELGVKIAGAGFPVYLGKGARLQRALVQYFLDKNVDAGYLEVNPPHVVNEASGYGTGQLPDKEGQMYFINEDNLYLIPTAEVPVTNIYRDVLLEEKDLPIKNTAFSQCYRREAGSYGAHVRGLNRLHQFEKVEIVRIEKPENSYAALEEMVEHVKGILTDLELPFRILRLCGGDMGFTSAMTYDFEVWSAAQEKWLEVSSVSNFETFQANRLKCRFRADGKTQLVHTLNGSAMALPRIMAALLENNQTEDGIKIPAKIAEYARFEKI
- a CDS encoding class I SAM-dependent methyltransferase, which produces MRIFTREDFYDIYVKFYQRGLPFLLSKFTTDSFKRTQSAFNESKIDNANYWIVPDLRKRWNLMITGNEEMLYEDYFTSKYFNKTDQLKVLALGSGVCSHEIRLAQLMPNWEIHCFDFSDELLKVAKQISDKENLTNIFYHAENILKYDFKKEEYDVVFFHASLHHFDHIEQFMDDVVVKSLKPGGYLVINEYVGKNRLQYSDLQISYINKAIKSIPKKYRQVFKTNIYKNSYQGSGLARMIIADPSECADSESILPAIHKRFKIIEEKPFGNNIMQSALKDIAHHFVEMDVEKDTVLREVFRLEDELLQKHPTDFLFGIYRLN
- the ccoN gene encoding cytochrome-c oxidase, cbb3-type subunit I; this encodes METQKFSYDNGIVRAFLYATVVFGLVGFLLGLTAALMLFYPELPEYFLGTDDVTIKSLQSGNLQGLINSQGAFGFGRIRMLHTSAVIFAFVCNGFFAGAYYSLQRLLKTRMWSDTLSWIHFWGWQLMIVAVVITFFMGINTSKEYAEHEWPIDILITVIWVVFGINMMMTILNRRVRHLYVAIWFYLGTWVAIAMLHIFNNLEVPLSFTGWKSYSAYAGVKDALVQWWYGHNAVAFVLTTPILGLMYYFLPKAADRPVFSYKLSIIHFWSLIFVYIWAGPHHLQYTAIPGWAQALGTGFSIMLIAPSWGGMLNGLLTLRGAWDKVRENPVLKFFVVAVTCYGMATFEGPILATKTLNKIGHFTDWVIGHVHVGALGWNGFITFGMIYYLLPIMWRTKLWSVKLANWHFWLGTLGIIFYAVPLYIAGFTQGLMWKQFNPDGTLVYKNWLDTVTAIIPYYQMRFVGGLLYISGAILMVVNVIATVRSGSFQKEVPAEAPALANISKQRKEGEGWHLWLERMPVLMTVLSFVAVAIGGFIEIVPTLTIKDNVPTIAAVKPYSPLELEGRDLYIREGCNSCHTQVIRPFRDEVVRFNGKNGQYSKAGEFVYDRPFLWGSKRTGPDLHRQGGKNPSSWHYKHMLNPRVTSAGSVMPRYPWLIANDLDRSKMVAKLELMKNVFDVPYTKAEIDSANQWADNQAAHIVKQIYAEAADVKKAYDEKKAAEGANFTPLEKKEIVALIAYLQRLGTDIKTTEIKTASTN
- the ccoG gene encoding cytochrome c oxidase accessory protein CcoG — encoded protein: MAEEQQIHREGLKGGQGQVIEAETFRDSVGTMEQTGKRKWVFPRKPSGKYTNYRTLVAIVLLAVFFILPFVKINGNPFLMINILDRQFYILGQPFYPQDFFILALGAITSIVFIILFTVVFGRIFCGWICPQTIFLEMIFRKIEYAIEGDRNKQMKLDRQEWNAEKIWKRSLKWGIYIIISLIITHWMFMYIVGYQEVFKIMKEGPFVNFTNFLVMILFTAAFYFTFAWFREQVCTLVCPYGRLQGVLIDKQTINVYYDFKRGENRAKWRKGEDRKAAGKGDCIDCNQCVVVCPTGIDIRDGQQLECVNCTACIDACDEVMVKVGLPKGLIRYATEDEIEKEVPFKFTSRMKAYTGVLLLLVGFLGFLLSNRGSMEAKFIKPAGSTFFVRDGKIINNYNYTFLNKSNKDHIVTIKIIEPQHGTITMGEDEKILMKKDQMIKGNVNISFPEKEIKLSKQNIKIGVYDQDGKLLDSFDTYFEGPFKIQF
- a CDS encoding cbb3-type cytochrome oxidase subunit 3, translated to MIPQSIKDILGNSGDNSIFQTIAMLFFLVLFLGIVYWVFSRPKKYYDEEANAPLNDDIVKDNDENL
- a CDS encoding histone H1, whose protein sequence is MKELIEKISAEFETFKTDADTQAEKGNKAAGTRARKSTLALEKLLKEFRKTSLEESKK
- a CDS encoding cbb3-type cytochrome c oxidase N-terminal domain-containing protein, which codes for MKPRTPVYITIATIFVILFIVYYMFVQSGSFLTSAYFWGTVVISIILAMIHHSIGDLIENDKFKKLSDAEKHAYLEAKKTPYFKSLYESAFKKQSSSEEKDILIDHGFDGIMELDNQLPKWWLGLFWFGVAYCVVYLIAYGFTDFAHQGKEYDEEYKAQTASIAEYMKNTPPPTIETAVYSADNIAAGEEVFKTNCVSCHNDGGKGGIGPNLTDNFWINQPEKTLFKNVFHMVENGSQNNPTMQAFGKNGVLTGFDIQNVAAYIYHINQEQSPVTQAQGGAAPQGTEAHWEK